Sequence from the Spirochaetales bacterium genome:
ATTTTAATATAAGGAGAATGACAGACGCATGGAACCAATGAAAATTACCGTTAAAAAACTGGAGTTGGTAATGAGTGAACTCATGAATGGCTCCGAAGAGGCAAGAGGGACTTTTTTATATAAAGGTTTCCGGCTTCAAATAAGTAAATATAAGGCGTCCGGTGCGGAACGTACATCGCGGCTTTACCATAAACGACGCAAACTCGGGCTTTGTATACGATGCGGTGCAAAGGTGACGGATAAAAATCCGAGATCGGGTAAATTATACAGGCTTTGCGAATACCACAGGGATATCATCGACAGGAAAGAAAGCGGTTCGGAAAAAACATTAACAATTGCGAGAAAAACCGGGACAACAAAGTCGACGTCGGCAAAAACAAGAAAAACGGCTAAAACATCCGGAACGACAAAAAAAGCAAAAAAAACCGGATCGGCAAAACCGAAAAAAACGGCTGGAAAAAGCAGTTTGGCAAAAAAGTCGAAATCCGTAAGAACAGTGAAAAAGGGTAAAAAATAAACAGCCGTCGATTTTGCCTTTATCGAAAGGAGCGATATTAACCCGGAAGAAAAGAATCGGGGATGACGATGGTAACGAGAATAGGACGATGGGCGAATAAAAAGCTGAAGCTTTTCTTTTATGCAATGGGATTTTTTTTCCATGTGTTGAAAGAAGCCGTCTTTTTTTTCCGTCGAAAACAGGTGGCTTTTAAAGTCCTTGTAATGCAGATTTATTTTACCGGGGTAAAAGCCCTGAGTATTATTTCATTTATCGCATTAGCGATGGGTGTCATCATTATCGTACAGGGGATTACACTTCTTCCGCAATTCGGACAGGGAAAACTGATCTATGTTATTCTGACGACAATTATTACCAGGGAACTCGGTCCGATTCTGACCGCCTTTATCGTCATTGCAAGATCGGGTACGGCAATAGCGACCGAAATCGGTCATATGGTGGTCACTCATCAGATCGAAGCGTATGTCGCGGTCGGTATAAACCCGATATCCTATCTCGTCGTTCCCAGATTCCTTGGTGTCATTATATCGCTTCTTGTGCTTACTCTTTATTTCAATATAATCGGACTCTTTGCTTCATTTATGATAACGCAAGTCATCAGACCTATGCAATTTCTCGAATATTTTCAGAATCTTCTGGCGGCACTAAAGCTTTCCGATGTCATTACCTCTCTGGTAAAAAGTATCGTATTCGGTGTTATTATTTCAACGGTCGCAACCTATAACGCTTTCAAGGTAAAGGTCGCATCGACTGAAGTGCCGCAAGTTGTCATAAAAGCGGTGGGGCAGGGATTCATCCTCTGTATTCTGGCAAATGTGTTTATCACACTCATATATTATATATCGGCCAAATAACGTGAAAACGACGGCGGCTAATTATGATTACATAACGGGGGTACCGGTTACGATATGGAAAATCTGGTGACCATCGAAGGAATAAGTTTTTTATCGGAAGATTACAGTATTTTAAAGGATATTTCTCTTTCAGTGCCAAAGGGACAGTGTACGATCATTATGGGCAGTTCGGGCTGCGGAAAAAGCACGCTGCTTAAGATCATCGCAGGTATTTATCCTCCCGATTCCGGGAGAGTGATGATAGAGAACAAGGATATGCTTTTACTTTCCGACAAAGAACTCAAGGAATTCAGAAAGAAAAGCGGCTTCATGTTCCAGGATTCCGCTTTATGGGAAAATACGAATATCAGTGAAAATATATCGCTTCCCGTAAAGTTTCATTTTTCAGAACTCACGGGTGAGGAAATCAATAATCGTATAAAGACAATGGTCACGAAAATCGGATTCCTTGATTCAATACAATTGCGGCCCGCCATGCTTTCATCCGGTGAGAAAAAGGTAATATCTTTTATCCGCGCGATTATCAATGATCCCGATATTCTTTTTCTCGACGATCCCACGGAAGGTATGGATAATATGTATTCGAGAAAACTTATACAGATACTCAAGGAAAAAAAGGAAAAACAATCGACAATTGTCGCTGTTTCACACAATACGAATCTTGTTTCCCTTCTTGCGGATTATCTGATCATCCTTAAAAAGGGGACCGTTATCGAGTACGGAGAGTTCAATACCATCAAACAAAGCAACAATACATACGTAAAGGAAATTCTTTCAAAAGTATTGGGAGAAGCGGCAAGTTATGATACGGAACTGCTTGATCTTCTCAATGAATAAAAAACAAAGGCCGATCGGGTGGAAATCTCCGGTGGAACAGCCGGGGAGGTCCTCTATTGACATAATTTATGTATATGACTAGACTTACAGATGAATGTTGTATGGCCGGTGAATCGTATACGTGGATGAACGGTGAATACGCGTGTACGGCACTCGGGACGGCGAAAGAAAGACGGCACGATGAAATTACGTATTAAATATATCGACAAGGTTGTCGGGCTTTTTATTCTCATATCTGTCCTCACACTTGCGGCGCTTTTGGTCTTTATCGGGATCAGTCAGCGGTGGTTGAAAAAAAACTATTATTTTAAATCGAAATTTGAATCGGGAAGCAATCTCGAGGTCGGTATGCCGATCAAGCTCAAGGGAATAGAGATCGGGAAATTAAGCCGCATAGAGCTTGATCCCCTCGAAAGAATCGTCAATGTCGATTTTTATATCTACGAGGAATATTACAAGCATACGGTCTATGAAAATTCGGTATTACAGGTTTCGGTGAGTCCGATAGGATTCGGAACGAGTCTGGTATTCCATCCGGGTAAATTCGAAGGCCCGCCCCGCCCCGAATTACAGGAAGGCGCGTATATTCCTTCAAATCAGACAAAAGAAGGACAGGAAATACTCATGAGGGATGTCGGTGCCGCCGGGACAGGGGAAAGTGTCGGCGACCTGATCGCTTCTGTCGCCCCGCTTTTAAAACAACTCGAACCCACGATGCTCAATATCAACCAGACGCTTGTTTCGATCAATGACGCGATCATGGGAACAAAAAAAAGCAAGCTGGGAAAACTTCTGTTTGACGTGGATGATCTTGTCAGCAATGTCGACAGCATCATTACGGGAAAGGACAAAGGTCCCGTCGGTAATATAATCACGAATGTGAGTTCGATTTCGGATACCCTGGACGGTCAGGTGGATCAGGAAATGAAAAGAATCGATGGAATCCTCAAGAATGTGGAAGCGATATCATTACAGGTTTCGACCATGACAGCCGATCCGAAAGGGCTTATCGTCGATCTTGTCGATCCGAAGGGTTCACTGAAAACGCTTTTGGATGATAATAATGTCCTCTTCAACGACATCGAGGAAATGTTGGAAAGCGTGAAG
This genomic interval carries:
- a CDS encoding ATP-binding cassette domain-containing protein; this encodes MENLVTIEGISFLSEDYSILKDISLSVPKGQCTIIMGSSGCGKSTLLKIIAGIYPPDSGRVMIENKDMLLLSDKELKEFRKKSGFMFQDSALWENTNISENISLPVKFHFSELTGEEINNRIKTMVTKIGFLDSIQLRPAMLSSGEKKVISFIRAIINDPDILFLDDPTEGMDNMYSRKLIQILKEKKEKQSTIVAVSHNTNLVSLLADYLIILKKGTVIEYGEFNTIKQSNNTYVKEILSKVLGEAASYDTELLDLLNE
- a CDS encoding ABC transporter permease, which codes for MTMVTRIGRWANKKLKLFFYAMGFFFHVLKEAVFFFRRKQVAFKVLVMQIYFTGVKALSIISFIALAMGVIIIVQGITLLPQFGQGKLIYVILTTIITRELGPILTAFIVIARSGTAIATEIGHMVVTHQIEAYVAVGINPISYLVVPRFLGVIISLLVLTLYFNIIGLFASFMITQVIRPMQFLEYFQNLLAALKLSDVITSLVKSIVFGVIISTVATYNAFKVKVASTEVPQVVIKAVGQGFILCILANVFITLIYYISAK
- a CDS encoding MCE family protein, translated to MKLRIKYIDKVVGLFILISVLTLAALLVFIGISQRWLKKNYYFKSKFESGSNLEVGMPIKLKGIEIGKLSRIELDPLERIVNVDFYIYEEYYKHTVYENSVLQVSVSPIGFGTSLVFHPGKFEGPPRPELQEGAYIPSNQTKEGQEILMRDVGAAGTGESVGDLIASVAPLLKQLEPTMLNINQTLVSINDAIMGTKKSKLGKLLFDVDDLVSNVDSIITGKDKGPVGNIITNVSSISDTLDGQVDQEMKRIDGILKNVEAISLQVSTMTADPKGLIVDLVDPKGSLKTLLDDNNVLFNDIEEMLESVKEIIREMEKVAKFITGVTPQISGILEEGKKTLDQGQDVLEALKNNPLLSGGITAERKQPTTYQSHRDDEFE